The Pseudarthrobacter sp. NS4 genome includes a window with the following:
- a CDS encoding alpha/beta hydrolase family protein, which yields MSDPELVPLPVGFRRFHRRDFINYQLNRAHSLGFADHDELVDAAAHLRSMADCVTVFEALSSRVAAVARPRHAAGYARIAEFFTPPQSEEKTIRYRRYLALFYATFTDAGLMRHKIPYAGTALPAYSLPASGTPTGDTVLLHGGFDSLIEEFFPICQRIAANGFNVIAFEGPGQGGARALNRLTCDHDWEKPVGAVLDHFRLDRAALVGISMGGYWALRAAGREPRIHRVVAWPPVYDWLHRAPPVLRSPARMMVRHRGFMRWSVRTRARLLPTLRVVVDQVLYMLDSDDPADVAEWFLSMNAEHLDSGRVNQDVLLMCGEHDTFQPPALTQAQAQALVAARSVTTRMFMRAEQADQHCQMGNLELACKVLTTWLRAADANAGPSKP from the coding sequence GTGAGCGATCCAGAGCTTGTGCCTCTGCCAGTGGGGTTCAGACGATTCCATCGACGGGACTTCATCAACTACCAACTGAACCGGGCACATTCGCTGGGCTTTGCTGACCACGATGAGCTGGTCGACGCCGCAGCACACTTACGGTCGATGGCTGACTGTGTCACCGTGTTCGAGGCCTTGTCGAGCCGGGTAGCCGCCGTTGCCCGGCCTCGGCATGCGGCGGGATATGCGAGGATCGCGGAATTCTTCACGCCGCCACAGTCGGAGGAGAAGACTATTCGCTACCGGCGCTATCTGGCGCTCTTCTACGCGACATTTACAGATGCTGGCCTCATGCGTCACAAGATCCCCTATGCCGGAACGGCACTCCCGGCCTATTCGCTTCCGGCGTCCGGGACCCCAACTGGCGACACGGTGCTCCTGCATGGAGGGTTCGACTCCTTGATCGAAGAATTCTTTCCCATCTGTCAACGTATCGCTGCCAACGGTTTCAACGTGATTGCCTTCGAGGGCCCGGGACAAGGTGGTGCGCGGGCACTGAACAGGCTCACCTGCGACCACGATTGGGAAAAGCCGGTCGGGGCGGTATTAGACCACTTCCGGCTCGATCGGGCCGCCCTGGTCGGCATTTCGATGGGTGGGTACTGGGCGTTGCGTGCCGCAGGGCGCGAGCCTCGGATCCACCGCGTCGTGGCTTGGCCGCCGGTGTACGACTGGCTTCACAGGGCGCCACCCGTGTTGCGCAGCCCGGCCCGCATGATGGTGCGGCACCGGGGCTTCATGCGCTGGAGTGTGCGTACCCGTGCCCGGCTGTTGCCGACCCTGCGCGTTGTGGTCGACCAGGTCCTGTACATGCTCGACAGCGACGATCCGGCCGATGTGGCCGAGTGGTTCCTGAGCATGAACGCCGAGCACCTGGACAGCGGACGGGTGAACCAGGATGTGCTGCTGATGTGCGGGGAGCATGACACCTTCCAACCACCGGCACTGACCCAAGCGCAGGCTCAAGCGCTCGTGGCCGCCCGGAGCGTCACGACGCGCATGTTCATGCGGGCCGAGCAGGCCGACCAGCACTGCCAGATGGGAAACCTGGAGCTCGCCTGCAAGGTTCTCACCACATGGTTGCGGGCTGCTGACGCGAACGCGGGCCCTTCAAAGCCATGA
- a CDS encoding vWA domain-containing protein — MGRRHAASDPIYPRWVWIAAAATVAVLIIGGGFLLRNLIFPAGSAEGGIAAESGSTPSTGDPLAQDSPAAVTGASPCISLNILTSLENADMVRAMAAEYTEKPRSVDGKCVTPAVTQEKSGVAAGKVAAQFPGVPAGDRPVIWLPDSSAWLRIAGEAAGGSPVPQEGISIARSAIVVAMPETMAGALGWDSKPPSWSEVFRMAGDQDVWERLGHADWGKFKFGKASPLVSTSGLMALAASYGAAGGSVGGLDDMELGAPSLVEKVRAVELGTSHYMATPEHFLWHAREADDAGNVSEFLSAVIVDEKSVWDYNRGVVSEDGKTKQSGPAPKEPLRTIYPQDGVHVADNPGVVLDGNWVGSQQRLAARDFLAFAVTQQGQNVVKASGYRTIQGTLDTEVAETGRYAGTLQPLPLPKAEALVAMQDSFPEVRKRARALFLLDVSESMVQEPGVTKLQRAKDAVRKALDHFEGEDEIGLAAFSHVDDGPLQPGIVSPVAPFKTNKEHLLAQLDELKAVDATPLFEAVSRFAGDQAKEYKDTFINTIVLLSDGKNDTTHPGDLGGLSQQLSHQNHATPVLVFTLAYGPDADVPTLLEIARASGAHYYDATDPNKLEEVLGELVTSF, encoded by the coding sequence ATGGGCCGCCGACACGCAGCATCTGACCCGATCTATCCACGCTGGGTCTGGATCGCCGCGGCGGCCACCGTGGCAGTTCTCATTATTGGCGGAGGATTCTTACTGCGAAATCTGATCTTCCCCGCCGGTTCAGCGGAGGGCGGGATTGCAGCCGAGAGCGGCAGCACACCTTCAACAGGCGACCCCTTGGCTCAGGACAGCCCTGCCGCGGTCACCGGGGCCTCTCCCTGCATTTCCTTGAACATCCTCACTTCGCTGGAGAACGCCGACATGGTCCGGGCCATGGCGGCGGAATACACGGAGAAACCACGCAGCGTGGACGGCAAGTGCGTAACCCCGGCAGTGACCCAGGAAAAATCGGGAGTCGCTGCCGGCAAGGTTGCTGCGCAGTTCCCCGGCGTTCCGGCCGGCGACAGGCCCGTTATCTGGCTGCCGGATTCCTCCGCATGGCTACGGATCGCGGGGGAAGCCGCCGGCGGAAGCCCTGTCCCGCAAGAGGGAATCAGCATCGCCCGGAGTGCGATCGTCGTGGCCATGCCGGAGACGATGGCTGGTGCCCTTGGCTGGGACAGCAAGCCGCCGTCGTGGTCTGAGGTCTTTAGGATGGCCGGGGACCAGGACGTCTGGGAACGTCTCGGTCACGCCGATTGGGGGAAGTTCAAGTTCGGCAAGGCCAGCCCCCTGGTCTCGACGTCGGGTTTGATGGCCCTTGCTGCCTCCTACGGTGCCGCCGGCGGCAGCGTAGGGGGTTTGGACGACATGGAACTGGGCGCACCGTCCCTGGTGGAGAAAGTGCGCGCCGTGGAGCTCGGCACCAGCCACTATATGGCCACCCCCGAGCATTTCCTTTGGCACGCAAGGGAGGCTGACGACGCCGGGAACGTCTCCGAGTTCCTCTCCGCCGTGATCGTGGATGAAAAATCCGTCTGGGACTACAACCGGGGAGTGGTCAGCGAGGACGGAAAAACAAAGCAGTCCGGTCCCGCGCCCAAGGAGCCCCTGAGGACTATATATCCCCAGGACGGCGTTCACGTGGCGGACAACCCGGGAGTAGTCCTTGACGGGAATTGGGTGGGGAGCCAGCAACGGTTGGCTGCCCGGGATTTCCTCGCGTTCGCAGTGACGCAACAGGGACAAAACGTTGTCAAGGCATCCGGGTACCGGACTATCCAGGGCACGCTGGACACGGAGGTGGCCGAAACCGGACGGTACGCTGGGACGCTCCAGCCGCTGCCACTGCCCAAGGCGGAGGCGCTTGTTGCCATGCAGGACAGCTTCCCCGAGGTCCGCAAGCGTGCCAGGGCCCTGTTCCTGCTGGACGTCTCGGAGTCCATGGTGCAGGAACCCGGCGTGACCAAGCTGCAGCGGGCCAAGGATGCCGTTCGGAAGGCGCTGGACCATTTCGAGGGTGAGGATGAGATCGGGCTGGCCGCTTTCTCCCATGTGGACGACGGCCCTTTGCAGCCGGGAATCGTCAGCCCGGTCGCACCATTCAAGACCAATAAAGAACACCTCCTTGCCCAGCTCGATGAGCTCAAGGCAGTGGACGCCACTCCACTTTTCGAAGCGGTGAGCCGGTTCGCGGGGGATCAAGCCAAGGAATACAAGGACACCTTCATCAACACCATCGTGCTTTTGAGTGACGGCAAAAACGACACCACCCACCCCGGAGACCTGGGCGGACTGTCCCAACAGTTGAGCCATCAGAACCACGCGACGCCGGTGCTCGTCTTTACGCTCGCATACGGGCCCGACGCCGACGTTCCCACTTTGCTGGAAATCGCCAGGGCCAGCGGGGCGCACTACTATGACGCCACGGATCCGAACAAGCTCGAAGAGGTGCTCGGCGAACTGGTCACGAGTTTCTAG
- a CDS encoding nuclear transport factor 2 family protein produces the protein MADRDDFLAWVRTSLYEAELAIHNGDAGPRRAVWSRSEPVGVLGAWRNAFGQQELDKLFTGLAKQFSNCTSYEFELLAYDVEGDMAYTAGLEHTSASVDGEPRSYVLRVTQIYRREDGEWRVAHRHGDTVTG, from the coding sequence ATGGCTGACCGCGATGATTTTCTTGCTTGGGTGCGGACCTCCCTGTACGAGGCGGAACTGGCCATCCACAACGGCGATGCGGGCCCGCGCAGGGCGGTCTGGTCGCGCAGTGAACCGGTAGGTGTCCTGGGCGCATGGCGAAACGCCTTCGGGCAGCAGGAGCTCGACAAGCTGTTCACCGGCCTTGCCAAACAGTTCTCCAACTGCACGTCGTACGAGTTCGAGCTGCTGGCTTACGACGTCGAGGGCGACATGGCATACACTGCCGGCCTCGAACACACCTCCGCTTCAGTGGACGGCGAGCCGCGCAGCTACGTTCTGCGAGTCACCCAGATCTACCGTCGTGAAGACGGCGAATGGAGGGTGGCCCATCGTCACGGCGACACCGTTACCGGGTGA
- a CDS encoding glycosyltransferase, which translates to MHVLIMSFGTRGDIQPYAALAGALARAGHDVTLAVPAGFADLVPHAGPGTITHHPAGSTMLRLVQEVMPELSGPRDALRTLGIMTSAMRELNAECRAAAQAARPDVVVYHPKCLAGPHIAEALGVPGVLSLPLPFFTPTRAHAMPFFGGASFGAWGNRASYVLRRMSGAMYGSMINDFRRDVGLGHVRRLADPLRNPDGSPVHVLYPYSRHVVPIPDDYPSSAHVTGYWFLDHSDDDHAWDPPAQLVDFLTAGEPPVYIGFGSMGFGKGAKERRNAVLAALRVHGLRGIVATGWGGIAPGESGTDDVLVLEGAPHEWLFPRVAAVVHHGGAGSTAAGIRAGRPTLVVPFLADQPFWGARVHALGVGPAPLPARHLGTLLTDRLGDLVHTGSYASRADEVGAAIRAENGLAAGVHALEQIRGVTAADE; encoded by the coding sequence ATGCATGTCTTGATCATGTCGTTCGGGACCCGCGGCGACATCCAGCCCTACGCCGCCCTCGCCGGTGCGCTTGCCCGCGCGGGGCACGACGTTACCCTCGCTGTTCCGGCAGGGTTTGCTGATCTGGTGCCACACGCCGGTCCCGGAACCATCACGCACCATCCCGCGGGCTCCACGATGCTGCGCCTTGTCCAGGAGGTCATGCCCGAGCTGAGCGGCCCCCGGGATGCACTGCGGACACTGGGGATCATGACCTCCGCGATGCGCGAGCTGAACGCGGAGTGCCGGGCTGCGGCGCAGGCCGCGCGCCCCGACGTCGTCGTGTACCACCCCAAGTGTCTTGCCGGCCCGCACATCGCCGAGGCCCTGGGGGTGCCCGGCGTGCTTTCCCTTCCATTGCCGTTCTTTACCCCGACGCGTGCGCACGCCATGCCGTTTTTCGGCGGCGCCTCCTTCGGGGCGTGGGGAAACCGCGCCTCCTACGTGCTGCGCCGGATGAGCGGGGCCATGTACGGCAGCATGATCAACGACTTCCGACGCGATGTCGGCCTGGGCCACGTCCGCCGTCTCGCCGACCCGCTGAGGAATCCGGACGGCAGTCCGGTCCATGTCCTGTACCCGTACAGCAGGCACGTTGTGCCCATCCCGGACGACTACCCGTCTTCGGCCCACGTCACCGGCTACTGGTTCCTGGATCACAGCGACGACGACCATGCCTGGGATCCGCCCGCGCAACTGGTGGACTTCCTCACGGCCGGCGAGCCTCCGGTCTACATCGGGTTCGGCTCCATGGGCTTCGGCAAGGGAGCGAAAGAGCGCCGGAACGCCGTCCTGGCCGCGCTGCGGGTTCATGGCCTACGCGGAATCGTCGCGACCGGCTGGGGCGGCATCGCGCCCGGCGAGTCCGGGACCGACGACGTCCTGGTCCTGGAGGGCGCGCCCCACGAATGGCTCTTCCCGCGTGTCGCGGCAGTCGTGCACCACGGCGGTGCGGGCTCGACGGCGGCCGGCATACGGGCGGGTCGGCCGACGCTGGTCGTGCCGTTCCTTGCGGACCAGCCATTCTGGGGCGCGCGGGTCCATGCGCTCGGCGTCGGACCCGCCCCGCTCCCGGCCAGGCATCTCGGCACACTCCTGACCGACCGTCTCGGCGACCTCGTCCACACCGGCTCTTACGCCTCCCGTGCCGATGAGGTGGGAGCCGCAATCCGCGCCGAAAACGGTCTCGCCGCCGGTGTGCATGCCCTAGAGCAGATCAGGGGTGTTACTGCCGCCGACGAATAG
- a CDS encoding cysteine hydrolase family protein has protein sequence MSETKTDTTGGRSSGFDPQHTALLVIDPVNDFLSEGGAAWEMTKSTVKKNNVVSQLQRLISGARAAGVPVLFGPMAYTEEDYADARFQQRSGINRLMFENKMFLAGSWGADFHPDLRPEGTDIVLQPHKGTDVFETDLPGHLERLGTEQLVIAGMTANLCCESTGRHATEHGYAVTFLSDAIGAESLPAYEASIHVNYPLIGNMVMEVDEFLAGLVATERQVPMPGDTVVGSDRGEIGEVVEVVAGKDGGQDYLLVKRGIVFDRDTYIPMDAVTHRMDGRIYINVPKLVVGKLPWGEPPSAAEAKEKFGPPKARVEKLYGSFNPTGPAGG, from the coding sequence ATGAGTGAAACCAAAACAGACACCACGGGCGGACGCAGTTCAGGATTCGACCCGCAGCACACCGCCCTGCTGGTAATCGATCCGGTCAACGATTTCCTCTCCGAGGGCGGAGCGGCCTGGGAGATGACCAAATCAACGGTGAAAAAGAACAATGTGGTAAGTCAGCTGCAGCGGCTGATTTCCGGGGCGCGTGCTGCCGGTGTACCGGTGCTCTTCGGGCCGATGGCCTACACCGAAGAGGACTACGCGGACGCCCGGTTCCAGCAGCGCAGCGGCATCAACCGGCTGATGTTCGAAAACAAGATGTTCCTCGCCGGCTCCTGGGGAGCAGACTTCCACCCGGACCTGCGACCAGAAGGAACCGACATCGTCCTGCAGCCCCACAAGGGGACGGACGTTTTCGAAACCGACCTCCCGGGTCACCTGGAACGCCTCGGCACTGAACAGCTGGTGATTGCCGGCATGACAGCCAACCTATGCTGCGAGTCCACCGGCCGGCATGCTACCGAGCACGGTTACGCGGTGACCTTCCTGTCCGATGCTATCGGCGCGGAAAGCCTGCCCGCCTATGAAGCATCAATCCATGTCAACTACCCGCTGATCGGCAACATGGTGATGGAAGTGGATGAGTTCCTGGCCGGTCTTGTTGCCACTGAACGGCAGGTCCCCATGCCGGGTGACACAGTGGTCGGCTCCGATCGTGGCGAGATCGGTGAGGTGGTGGAGGTTGTCGCGGGTAAAGACGGCGGTCAGGATTACCTGCTGGTCAAACGCGGCATTGTGTTTGACCGGGACACCTACATTCCGATGGATGCGGTGACCCACCGAATGGATGGCCGCATATACATCAATGTGCCGAAACTGGTTGTCGGAAAACTGCCGTGGGGAGAGCCTCCCAGCGCTGCCGAGGCGAAGGAAAAGTTCGGCCCGCCGAAGGCCCGGGTGGAAAAACTTTACGGTAGTTTCAATCCCACTGGTCCGGCTGGAGGGTAG
- a CDS encoding SDR family NAD(P)-dependent oxidoreductase: MGKLQDKVAFITGSDSGIGQATAVEFAREGADVVVHYLHDRDGAESTREQIESHGRRAIIVEGDHGDEEKVKKMFAAAFEAFGRVDILMNNASADASGTYVADLDIADFERTLRSNLIGQLICCKHFINHRKQQGGGGKIINTTSVHEEQPRAGAADYDCSKGALRNLTRTLVLEISELGMTVNNIAPGMVLTPFNQKAIDDPEYLEQQVQSIPLKRAAQPSEIGRLAVFLASADGDYVTGATYVMDGGLMQMVGQGA, encoded by the coding sequence ATGGGAAAGCTGCAGGACAAGGTGGCATTCATCACCGGATCTGATTCCGGGATCGGGCAGGCCACAGCAGTCGAATTTGCCCGCGAAGGAGCCGACGTCGTCGTCCATTACCTTCACGACCGGGACGGGGCAGAGTCCACGCGGGAACAGATAGAGTCCCACGGGCGCCGGGCCATCATCGTCGAGGGCGACCACGGTGACGAAGAAAAGGTCAAAAAGATGTTCGCAGCGGCGTTCGAGGCCTTTGGGCGGGTGGATATCCTGATGAACAACGCCAGCGCCGATGCCTCAGGAACCTACGTCGCCGATCTGGACATCGCCGACTTTGAACGCACGCTGCGAAGCAACCTCATCGGCCAGCTCATCTGTTGCAAACACTTCATCAACCACCGCAAGCAGCAGGGCGGCGGCGGCAAAATCATCAACACCACCTCAGTGCATGAAGAACAACCGCGGGCCGGTGCAGCAGATTACGACTGTTCCAAGGGCGCGCTGCGGAACCTCACCCGGACCCTTGTCCTCGAAATCTCCGAACTCGGCATGACCGTGAACAACATTGCCCCCGGGATGGTGCTTACGCCGTTCAACCAAAAGGCGATCGATGACCCTGAGTACCTCGAGCAACAGGTCCAAAGCATCCCGCTGAAGCGGGCTGCCCAACCCTCTGAGATTGGCCGGCTTGCTGTTTTTCTGGCCTCAGCGGACGGCGATTACGTAACAGGAGCAACTTATGTGATGGACGGCGGCCTGATGCAGATGGTCGGCCAGGGTGCATAA
- a CDS encoding glycoside hydrolase family 15 protein, which translates to MQTPGGKAAMISAYGLLGDCQGSALVSLDGSIDWWCPPRFDHPSVFGRLLDPAAGHWSIRPTGEYTVSRRYLAGTMVLETEFECDGGSLRLTDALALGPGERGHEVGHDSPHMLLRRVEVIRGTVEVVVEVAPRPEFGLITPHVVQTTTGWEISGGADRLTLTAGLSLTAEDGTVGGTFTLEAGEAAVFALRHRGAVGSPPPAANGAVELENTLAAWRSWSGMHQGYRGAYREQVHRSALVLQALTYSPTGAVAAAPTTSLPEEPGGRANWDYRYGWLRDGSLTLKALWVAACPDEAQQFFDWITMSAGALGDGHLQIMFGVGGEHDLTEHELDHLAGYAGSRPVRVGNDAWDQKQLDVLGEVFECAWVLRDQLGGFPVETRNFLVAVADRAAEKWQESDSGIWEGREGTRDYVTSKLMCWVALDRALKLADRLDAAQKVPAWERERERIHAAILGKGWNSNVKAFTGAFGSDHLDAGVLLMPIMGFLPADDERMLATLDAVERELTTRNLIQRWTGSGDEGAFIICSYWLAAARAMAGEPERAREIFDEVTGYANDLGLLSEEIDIQDGSLIGNFPQGLSHIGLINAAWAITQAEDAQAGQT; encoded by the coding sequence ATGCAAACACCGGGTGGCAAGGCGGCCATGATTTCCGCCTACGGCCTGCTCGGAGACTGCCAGGGATCTGCTCTTGTCTCGCTGGACGGCTCGATCGACTGGTGGTGTCCTCCCAGGTTTGATCACCCCAGCGTCTTCGGCCGCCTGCTCGATCCCGCCGCGGGCCACTGGTCGATCCGCCCAACGGGAGAATATACGGTCTCCCGCCGTTATCTCGCCGGCACCATGGTGCTCGAAACGGAGTTCGAGTGTGACGGCGGGAGCCTCCGCCTGACCGATGCTCTGGCGCTAGGACCGGGGGAACGGGGTCACGAGGTGGGACATGATTCCCCGCACATGCTGCTGCGCCGGGTCGAGGTCATCCGGGGAACCGTTGAGGTGGTGGTCGAGGTGGCACCGAGACCGGAATTCGGACTGATCACGCCCCATGTCGTGCAGACAACCACCGGGTGGGAGATCAGCGGGGGAGCGGACCGCCTGACCCTGACCGCCGGCCTCAGCCTGACCGCCGAAGACGGGACCGTGGGCGGAACGTTCACGCTGGAGGCAGGGGAGGCTGCCGTTTTCGCCCTCCGCCACCGGGGCGCCGTCGGCTCCCCGCCACCGGCCGCCAACGGCGCCGTTGAGCTTGAAAACACCCTTGCCGCGTGGCGGTCCTGGAGCGGGATGCATCAGGGCTACCGCGGCGCCTACCGGGAGCAGGTGCACCGCAGCGCCCTGGTGCTTCAGGCCCTCACCTATAGTCCCACTGGAGCAGTTGCCGCAGCCCCGACCACCTCATTGCCCGAGGAGCCGGGCGGGCGCGCAAACTGGGACTACCGGTACGGCTGGCTTCGTGACGGCAGCCTTACCCTCAAGGCGTTATGGGTGGCAGCTTGTCCCGACGAGGCACAGCAGTTCTTCGATTGGATAACCATGTCTGCCGGTGCACTCGGCGACGGACACCTGCAGATCATGTTCGGCGTCGGCGGAGAGCATGACCTCACTGAACATGAGCTCGACCACCTGGCGGGCTACGCCGGGTCCCGGCCGGTCCGGGTGGGCAACGACGCCTGGGACCAAAAGCAGCTTGACGTCCTCGGGGAGGTGTTCGAGTGCGCGTGGGTCCTGCGCGACCAACTCGGTGGCTTTCCCGTCGAGACCCGGAACTTTCTGGTTGCCGTCGCCGACAGGGCTGCAGAAAAGTGGCAGGAAAGCGACTCCGGCATTTGGGAAGGAAGGGAAGGAACGCGGGACTACGTCACTTCCAAGCTGATGTGCTGGGTGGCTCTTGACCGTGCGCTGAAACTCGCTGATCGCCTGGATGCCGCCCAGAAGGTGCCGGCATGGGAGCGCGAAAGGGAGAGGATCCACGCTGCGATCCTCGGCAAGGGCTGGAACAGCAACGTCAAGGCGTTTACCGGAGCCTTCGGCTCGGACCATCTTGACGCCGGTGTGCTCCTGATGCCGATCATGGGATTCCTTCCGGCCGACGATGAGCGCATGCTGGCCACACTGGACGCGGTGGAGCGTGAACTCACCACCCGCAATCTGATCCAGCGCTGGACGGGCTCGGGGGACGAGGGCGCATTCATCATCTGCTCCTACTGGCTGGCGGCAGCGCGGGCCATGGCGGGCGAGCCGGAACGGGCCCGGGAGATCTTCGATGAAGTCACCGGATACGCCAATGATCTGGGGCTCCTTTCGGAAGAGATCGACATTCAGGACGGCAGCCTGATCGGGAACTTTCCGCAGGGGCTCTCACACATCGGCCTGATCAACGCGGCCTGGGCGATTACCCAGGCCGAGGATGCCCAGGCCGGCCAAACCTGA
- a CDS encoding DUF427 domain-containing protein — MVRAIWNGTVIAESEDTVVVEGNHYFPREAVNPLYLKDSDMYSVCPWKGQAGYHTLEVDGKVNVDAAWFYDEPKKRALPIKGRIAFWRGVAIEE, encoded by the coding sequence ATGGTCAGGGCTATCTGGAATGGAACGGTCATTGCCGAGTCAGAGGACACGGTGGTGGTTGAGGGAAACCACTATTTTCCGCGGGAAGCGGTGAACCCGCTGTATCTCAAAGACAGTGATATGTATTCGGTCTGCCCGTGGAAGGGGCAGGCTGGCTACCACACCCTGGAAGTTGACGGCAAAGTCAACGTCGACGCTGCCTGGTTCTACGACGAACCAAAGAAGCGTGCCCTGCCGATTAAGGGCAGAATCGCCTTCTGGCGGGGCGTGGCGATTGAAGAATGA
- a CDS encoding heavy metal-responsive transcriptional regulator, with protein sequence MLIGEVAKAAGMTPKTLRFYEEQGLLPPARRSPNGYRQYGEDSVARLDFIARGRAAGLSIDQIRSILAVREPGNAPCTHVREILGRQLAELDLKIAELSALRAGVAASYEAVAAGDPAACDQSRICSYL encoded by the coding sequence ATGCTCATTGGTGAAGTTGCCAAAGCTGCGGGGATGACGCCCAAGACCCTTCGCTTTTACGAAGAGCAGGGGCTCCTCCCGCCGGCACGGCGCAGCCCTAATGGATACCGGCAGTACGGCGAGGACAGCGTAGCGCGTCTCGATTTCATTGCCCGCGGCCGGGCCGCGGGACTGTCAATCGATCAGATCCGGAGCATACTTGCCGTCCGGGAGCCGGGCAATGCACCCTGTACCCACGTCCGCGAGATCCTCGGGCGCCAGTTAGCCGAACTCGACCTGAAAATCGCAGAGCTAAGTGCGCTCCGGGCGGGCGTTGCGGCTTCGTATGAAGCTGTTGCAGCCGGCGATCCGGCTGCCTGTGACCAGTCCAGGATTTGCAGCTACCTCTAA
- a CDS encoding STAS/SEC14 domain-containing protein codes for MEPIAVSGGKATIELGADGVIHLAWKPGIVLEAADAHAAMAAVNEVAGVQEYPMLIHVESTEAVTRQARAVFSIRCAASRTALLGSSPVDRVLANFFLGVHLPPCPTRFFTSRDEAMDWLLPGSKA; via the coding sequence ATGGAACCAATTGCTGTCAGCGGTGGCAAGGCCACCATAGAACTTGGTGCAGATGGGGTGATCCACCTTGCATGGAAGCCTGGAATCGTTTTAGAGGCTGCTGATGCCCATGCGGCCATGGCAGCGGTCAACGAAGTAGCGGGCGTGCAGGAATATCCGATGCTGATCCATGTAGAAAGCACCGAAGCCGTTACCCGCCAGGCCCGTGCCGTTTTCTCCATCCGGTGTGCAGCGTCGCGAACAGCCTTACTCGGCTCCAGCCCGGTGGATCGCGTCCTTGCCAACTTCTTCCTCGGAGTGCACTTGCCGCCCTGCCCGACACGTTTTTTCACCTCGCGGGACGAAGCTATGGACTGGCTGCTGCCCGGTTCGAAGGCTTGA
- a CDS encoding alpha/beta fold hydrolase translates to MIERQPLLENVFGRWVEHGTGAPVILIHGIPASPRLWRRVMPLVHGRTLAWEMPGYGTSIPQSANKDLSLSAQAGYVLDWIGSLGLGTKPVLVGHDLGGGVAQISAVRQPDALAGLMLTNSVAYDSWPIPSVKMMQRLTPVLARLPATLVYPALVQLFHRGHDNRERALESIGEHWTPYVTHGAAQALMRQVGPLTAEDTKSISGRLRTLGLPARVVWGEADGFQKIRFGERLAADLGCELIRIAGGKHFTPEDHPETVAAAINPLLAGVQDR, encoded by the coding sequence ATGATCGAACGCCAGCCGTTACTGGAAAACGTCTTTGGCCGGTGGGTTGAACACGGGACAGGGGCTCCGGTCATCCTCATCCATGGGATACCCGCTTCACCGCGGCTATGGCGCCGCGTCATGCCATTGGTCCACGGGAGGACCTTGGCCTGGGAAATGCCCGGCTACGGCACAAGCATCCCTCAAAGTGCCAATAAGGACCTCAGCCTTTCAGCCCAGGCGGGTTACGTTCTGGACTGGATCGGCTCACTGGGACTTGGGACCAAGCCCGTACTGGTCGGCCATGACCTGGGCGGGGGAGTGGCCCAGATCTCCGCCGTCAGGCAGCCGGATGCTTTGGCCGGTCTGATGCTGACCAACTCTGTGGCCTATGATTCGTGGCCTATCCCCAGTGTGAAGATGATGCAGCGGCTTACGCCTGTCCTGGCCCGCCTTCCTGCAACACTGGTCTACCCCGCCCTGGTCCAGCTCTTTCACCGCGGTCATGACAACCGGGAGCGGGCACTCGAATCCATCGGGGAACACTGGACGCCTTACGTGACCCATGGGGCAGCGCAGGCCCTCATGCGCCAGGTCGGCCCCTTGACCGCGGAGGATACAAAATCCATTTCCGGGCGGCTGCGCACACTGGGATTGCCGGCGCGCGTGGTGTGGGGCGAGGCCGACGGTTTCCAAAAGATCAGGTTTGGTGAACGGCTGGCGGCGGACCTGGGCTGCGAACTCATCCGGATCGCCGGCGGCAAGCACTTCACGCCGGAAGACCATCCCGAAACGGTCGCAGCCGCCATAAACCCGCTGCTGGCCGGAGTCCAGGACCGCTAG